A window of Bacillus sp. DX3.1 genomic DNA:
AAGAATTTCAAGTATTTAATTACATCACGATCATCTGAATTCACCCAGAATTGGTAGAATTCAAACGGTGTTGTTTTCTTAGGGTCTAACCAGACTGCTCCACCTGCTGATTTACCAAACTTTGTGCCATCTGATTTTAATAGTAATGGAATCGTTAATCCGAATACTTTCGCTTCTGGGCCTTCTTTTTTACGAATTAAATCTAAACCACTCGTAATATTTCCCCACTGATCACTACCACCAATTTGTAGTTGTACGTCTTCTTCTTTGTATAAATGATGGAAATCCATAGATTGTAAAATTTGATATGCAAACTCTGTAAATGAAATTCCACTATCTAAACGGCTTGCTACAATATCCTTTGCTAACATACTATTCACACTAAAGTTTTTACCGTAGTCACGTAAGAAGTCGATGACATTTATTTTATGTGTCCAGTCGTAGTTGTTTACCATTTTCACTTCACTATTGCCGCCAAAATCGAATAGCTTTTTCATTTGTGCTGTTAGTGCATCAACATTATCTTGCACTTGTTCTAATGTTTGTAATTGGCGTTCAGTTTGACGTCCACTTGGATCACCAATCGTTCCTGTTGCTCCCCCGATTAAGATAACAGGATGATGTCCAGCTAATTGAAAACGTTTCATCATCATAAATGGAATTAAGTGTCCAATATGCATACTGTCACCAGTTGGATCAACACCACAGTACAAGGAAATCTTTTTCTCTTCTACTAATTTACGTAATCCTTCTGCATCTGTCTGTTGGTTAATGGCATCGCGCCAGTCTAATTCATCAATAATATTCATGTTTATCCAGCTCCTTTAATTTGCAAATTCCTTATAATTCAAATGAATGCTGATACATATAAAAGTCCCTATGTCTATATTAGACATAGGGACGATTTTTAACCGTGTTACCACCCAAATTGTATGAATAGCGCTACAAGCACACATTCATACCACTCTTAGCAATAGTATCGATTGCTACTCCGCTTAGCATTACCTAAGATACTCGAGAGTGTAATTCACAAGTTTGTTTGTGCTAGGTTGCATCAACCCCTAGCTTTCTTGATAACAGTGACAAACTGCTACTGGGCTCTTTCAACGTATATTATGTATAATATTATAGTCATTATATTGAATTAAAATATTATTGTCAATTACATACAGACCTATTTCAAAGCAATTCTTATTTCCATAATAGCCAACGCAATCTTATTCTGCTAGAGACCTAAATACACAATTGTGATAGTCATGATACGGTTACTTACATTCATCCATTTGCGATGTTGTCATCATTTTTCCTGAACAATCGAATCAGTCTTCACCGATTACTTTTACTTCTGTTTCTAATGTCACTCCGAATTTTTCTTGAACCGTCTTTTGAACAAAGTGAATTAAATCCACGTAATCCTGTGCTGTTCCATTATCAACGTTCACCATAAACCCGGCATGCTTTTCCGAAACTTGCACACCACCGATTTTTGTTCCTTGCAGTCCGCTGTCTTGAATGAGTTTCCCAGCGAAGTGATTAGGCGGTCGCTTGAAAACACTCCCGCACGATGGATACTCTAATGGTTGTTTTGTTTCTCTAAGATAAGTAAGATCATCCATCTTTCCTTTAATATCTTTATCGATACCACTTGCAAGTTCAAAAGTCGCTTCCAGTATAATGTAATGATTGTTTACAAACGTACTTTTACGATAACCAAAATCAAAGTCGTCTCTTGATAAATCGTATAACTCACCTTCGTTTGTCATTACAATAGCTTTTGTTAATACATGCGCAATCTCACCACCATACGCACCTGCATTCATATACAGTGCACCCCCGACAGTTCCAGGTATCCCACAGGCAAATTCAAGTCCTGCTAAACTGTGTTCTAACGCGGCTCTCGATACATCAATAATCGCTGCACCACTTTGTGCTGTAATTGTATGCTCCGTCACAGTAATCTTTTTTATGTTGATTAAGCTTAATGTGATTCCACGAATTCCACCATCTTTTATAATGACATTGGATCCGTTCCCTAAAAACGTAAGTGGAATGTTGTATTCAGTAGCATATTGTACAACACCTTGAATTTCAGCATATGTAGAAGGTGTCACAAAGATATCAGCTTTTCCTCCTACTTTTATATACGTATGTTTTTTTAAAGGTTCGTTCTTTTTTATGTTTTCTTTTGATAGCATTTTCTGTAAATGTTTATACACTACATGAATATCCATAATATATTTCCTCTATTTCTACTAAATAATTATTTTGAAAAAGTATCATCCTGTATTATCTTCTATACTATAGGGAGCTCGAACAAATTTAAAGCAATCCACTTATCCTCTTCGAACTATTTCACCCATTCATCTAATGTGGCAAATATAATTTCATCTTGTAAACATTGTTGAAAAGAGACAGATAGTTACTTATCGTATAGATTCGCCAGCATAGTTAAGCAAGCTTCAATACGGATATCTCCCTATTTACGTTTCATATAAAAGCACTTAAATATTATACAGCTTATTTTTACACTTTATAAAGTTTATACTCATATTAAATTATAATTTTTTTAAGAAAGCAATGCAAAAAAAATATATGACACAACGAAAGAAAATTTATCCTCTCATTAACGGACATTAATAGCTTCACCTTAAAGTTCTGCAAGAAATAAAGAAGCTAGTTGAGGGCTAAACTGCCCATAAACGCCTGATTGGTGAGGGATGGATCCCCACTAATCAAAATTTCACTTTATCGTAACACCTTTGAATGAGTTGAATATAACTACCCACTCTTTTCTGTTGCAAAGAAATTTCATATTGTATGCCAGTTGTTTAAAGGAGTGTGAAGTAAGCACAAAAGGATGCCTCCTTATATGTTAAGGGCATCCTTTTTCATATTATTTTAATTGAATTTTGACTGGTCGCAATGACTTTTCAGGATGATATGGTGACATTCCTATATCTAATACATAATTCTTTAAACTAAAATTCTTCACACCATATTCCCCATCTAACTTAAATGTCGCTTGGAATTGTAACTTTTCCTTATTCAATACCTTTACATCGCAGCCCTTTATAACATGACCAATTGGTGCAAATTCTTTATCCAAATATGAAGAATCCTTCAAATTCATAACTTCTCCGTAATTTATCAATTCGTCCATAGATTTATGTTTTGTATCAACATTTTGAAGTGTATATTGCACAATTAATCGCTGTTTTTTATGCTGAATTTTATTAACGATCATCTTCAAATCACTACGAGTACTTTGTATTTCAAATGGTGTCTTTTTATTTAAGGCCTGAATAGATGTTTTTTCAGACAATCGCACATTTGGATGTAGCGTAATAAATTTCGAACCCACTGGAATTTTCCCAAAAATAGATCTTTCATCAGATTCTATCTGATTTCCGACTTTTTCTCTTCCAAATTCAATACCTGACGTTTTAAAATCTATTTCATTTCCCTTATCATCAGTCACTTTTCCAATTCTCGCTAAATCATTCTCCCCTATAAGCGGATAAATTGCTTTATAGTCGATTGCAATTGATTCTTTTCCAACTGTAATCTTTTCAAAGTTGAATGTATGTTCTTTATCTTCACTACTTATGGATTGGTGGGGGTTAATGATTTTATTTTCTAATTGTTGCACTGGAATATCAAATTTCCAAGTCCCTTTTGTGTCCCCGATAGATGTAATGGTAATTGGTAACGTTGTATTTCGTGGAAGCTCTTTTTCTGGATAATCAATGTGAATATTCCCAAACCAACCGTCTTTTGTTATTTTTCCATCAAATGAAGCTGCACTCATCCATTTCGGACTCCCATCAACAAGCTTAAAATCATAATAAAAATCCCTACCAGAATTATTTCTTATCACTACTTGATCTGGATTATCTACTTTAAATGTAACGCCAATTCTACCACCATCATAATACACACTGTTCATCGTTACGCTAATCCCATTGCTCACCGCTTGCTGATTTAATTCTGTTACAAGCTTACTTGCCGATAAATTTTGACCAATTGTATCATGAAAATGCGAATAAATTTTCCCGATAATCGGAACTTCCGCCAATACACGGCTCATTTGTGGAAACACAAATCCAGAGCCTAGTACACCTATACATATTGAAGCTGCAGTTAACAAAGCAATTTTTCTTCTCTTATATATCTTTTTAACTGGTTTTTCTGCCTTTGCCCTAGCAATTCCTTTTTGTATACTCATATTCAGTTCTTGTTTCGGTACATCAATTTTATTTATTTCGTCATCAAACCACTGTTTATCCAATTCTCATCACTCCCCCCTAATAATTTTTTTAGAGCCTTTCTCGCTCGGTGCAAATATGTCTTTACCGTTCCCTCTGGTATATTCATTTGCCAAGCAATTTGATTGATTGGAAGATCATAATAATAATATAAAATGATTGCTGTTTGATAATTTTCATCCAACCTTTGAATTGCTCCCTGCAAATCAATATGTTGCTCAATTTGATGTAACTTGTTAGGCATCGCCTCATATGCATCGGCTTCTCTTCCATCTTCTATCTTCTTCACTTTTTTCTTCTCACCTAATAGCTGATAGGCATTATGTATAAGAATACGTGTCAACCATGTCAAAAAATAGTTTGGTTTCTGTAACTGTTCTATGGATGAATACGCGTTGTACACTGTTTCTTGTACAACGTCTAGTGCATCCTCTTTATTCTGTACATACATATAAGCAGTACGGTACAACCTGTCTTGATGTAGACTAATAAGCTGTTCAAAAGCTACATCGTCACCTTTTCTCGCTTTTTTAACTAATTTTATCTCGTCCATCGTATCCCTCCTTCCATTTATTAGATAGCCTACATAGCTATTTGGTTTCAACAATTTATATTTTTTTCAAAGTTTTTACTGCATACAAAAGAGCACATCCAATAGAATGTGCTCTTTACATACTTTATTACTTATCGTTTTCTTCTTTTTCCTTATCAAACCATAATAACTCATCGTCATCAACCTCACCATTATAGTTGATGAGTATCTCTTCTCCTGCTTTTATATCCTTGTAAGCAAAGAAGTTAAACGTATGATTCTCAAAAACGATTTCATACGTCGCATTCGGCTTATAGGAGTGGTTAAACAGCATGCCGTATCCTAAAAGGATTGCAGTATGATTCACCCCATACTCGAATGCGTAGTCAGCAAGTAACGTTTTCTCTATGAAAACATGCTCTTCATTCGGGTAAGAAATAACTGGCGCTGCGTGTATAAGTTCGCCTTTTTTTATATCGCGCGTTGCAAATACGCCTCTATTGAATTCTCCATCGCTGAGCGTGGAAGTCTTTATCTCAATCATATTAGTCACCTATACATTTCTTTCTATGAAGTATTTTATCTTCTTAAGCTTGGCAGATAGTGAGGAGAAAAGCAATGGATTAATTTGCAATGCAAACAGATAGAACAATTCTGTCTTGTCCTTTATGATAAATAATTCTGAGAAAACGTATTCTTACATACAAAAAAAGGAAGCGTAAACCTGCATTTTATGCAAAGTTATGCTTCCTTTTATAATTTTTCTGCGATCATCTATAAACGTTTCACTTTATGCCTTTTTAACAAATTCAGATTTTAATTTCATAGCTCCGAAACCATCAATTTTGCAATCAATATCATGATCTCCATCTACTAAACGAATGCTTTTTACTTTTGTACCAATTTTTACAACTAATGAAGTTCCTTTTACTTTAAGATCTTTGATTACTGTTACAGAATCACCATCGTTTAAAACATTTCCATTTGCATCTTTAACAACTTTTGTATCTTCACTATTTTCAGTTTCTGATGCTAAAGTCCACTCATGCGCACATTCTGGGCAAACGAAAAGACTTCCATCTTCGTAAGTGTATTCTGAATTACATTTTGGGCAATTTGGTAAATTAGACATGATTTTATTTCCTCCACTCGTTATCATTAATTCTAATATACAAGAATTATTTTCAATTTCCGTTTTACAACTTCGTAAGAATAGCAATTACGAACTTGAAATTCACAAAAAAACTATAAGGTGCTCCTTATATGCTTATATACTGCCATAGTCTTCTCATATTGACAACCCTTCCTCCGACCCCCATTTAATTCCTCAATTTTTTCTTTTCAAAACGCTCTCTTACGGCTCTCTGCTCACATTCTAAACCTTCAAGTAACTTGAAGAGCAAGAGAACAGTAAAAACGCATTTTGTCTCATAATAGTTTTTTTCTCTGTTTTTTGATATCTATTTTAAAGACCTTATTTTATTTGTCCAATTTAGTGTTAACATACCATAATTATTACTTTACATTTATAACTCCATCTTTGCTTAAGAGCTCCAATTTATTTGATGCATCACCAATCGTACCTTCTTTTGATTTTTCAGTATTTGTTTTTTTCTTAAAGCTATCTAAATCAACTGTTATATCAGATGAATCACTGTTAGCAGTAAGCTTTAATGAAGTGGGAGCTTTTTTATAAGATACAGAGATATCTCCTGACTTTGTTTCTACAAATAATGACTTTCCTTCTTTTACGCCTTTGATCGATACTTCACCATCTGTTGAAGTAATTTTCATCTTAGGACTAGTCACACTTGTAAGATAGTTATCACCGGTATTGGAATCTACAGTTAATTCCTTTAACGAACTATCTTTCAAACTTAATTCCCCATCTTTTGAGGTAAACTTACCTTTGACTGCTGACAGTCCTTCAATCTTTTCAGCACCAGAGTCGTTTGAAATTACAATGTTTTTAGTCGTTACATCATTCATTTTTATATCACCAAAGCTATTATTCAATGTAATCGTATCAACTTCATTATTTGGGATAGAAATATAGATCGTACCTTTCTTTCCAAAACTGAATCCTTCAAAAATCCCCTTTTGGTCTTTCTGATTCACTTCAATTTTCTTCCCATCATTTGTAATTGTTACAGGATCGTTCTTCTTGTCTTTTTGTTTTCCTTCAACTTCGATTGTTATTTTTTTTGATTTTGTATTTTTGAACTCAATATCCCAAGATTCGTTATTTATCTCTACTTCTTCAATACGATCTACTTCAAAGGAATTTTTTTTTTCAAAACTCTTCGCTCCTACTCCTTTGATGCTAAAAACTAATCCACCAATTACAATTAATGCAGTAGAAGCTAATATGATTTTTTTCAATTTTTATTCCTCATTTCATTTTAAATTTGAATATTATTCCACCTTCACTTTATTTAGGCCACATCAATTTTGTCTACTTTATGATAAGAAAGATAGCCAATTATAAGACCAAATAGACAGAATGCAATTGGTACTCCAATGAATTCGAACAAACTAACCGAACTACCGCCATTAGAAACAGTTGAGTTAATCAAAAATCCAATTAATACAGCTGAAGTAATTGTTGTAGCAGTTGATTTTTTTCTCATACCAAAATATAAAGGAATCAGGCTTACTCCAGCCATCATAAATGCGTTAATACAAGTAGTTGGAACTGTAGCGATTATTTCATTCATACTAACAGGTGTTTCAAAGAATCCTATAATTGGATTTAAGAAGAAAGTTAACATACTTATAATAAAAGTAGTAATAATTATGCTAAAAAAACAAAATCCAAAGACAATTGATAACTTGGCTTGAAGTAATTTTTTCCGTTGTAGTGGATAGGTAAACACTAATTGAATCGTTTTGCTCTTATATTCATCAATTACTAAACGTGATAAAATTACACTTGAAAAAATGATAAATGTTATTCTAATAAGAATATCCGTTAAAGCCATGAATCCCGCATAATCTGGAAACATTTGCTCACTCTCACCTTTAGACTCTACTGCCATAAGACCGACAGCAGCGAAAATTCCCAAAATGCATATTGCTAATCCTTTAAAATAACTAGATAAGTGATGTTTTTGCCACTCTAGTTTCATAAGTTCAAACATGTTGACCGCCTCCATTAATAAGGTTTAAGAAGTACTCTTCTAAATTGTGTTGTCTTTTTTCAATTCCGTTTACGACGACTTCATTCATAATCAATTCTTTATTGATTTGATATTGAGAAATTTCTTGGTCAAAAATCCGAATCGTATTCTGGTCTACTATTTCATACTTTTTGATTCCTAATTTACCTTCCAGTACTTGTGTCGTTTTTTGCAAATTGTCTACTTCGATTTCAAGATATTCGACATTTTCTTTTCTGATTTCTTCCATTTTCACTTCTTTTATGAATTTCCCATGATTAATAATGCCAATCGTATCTGCGATAGATTCAATTTCTGAAACAATATGACTTGAAATTAAAATGGTAAT
This region includes:
- a CDS encoding SET domain-containing protein, with translation MIEIKTSTLSDGEFNRGVFATRDIKKGELIHAAPVISYPNEEHVFIEKTLLADYAFEYGVNHTAILLGYGMLFNHSYKPNATYEIVFENHTFNFFAYKDIKAGEEILINYNGEVDDDELLWFDKEKEENDK
- a CDS encoding ABC transporter permease; the protein is MFELMKLEWQKHHLSSYFKGLAICILGIFAAVGLMAVESKGESEQMFPDYAGFMALTDILIRITFIIFSSVILSRLVIDEYKSKTIQLVFTYPLQRKKLLQAKLSIVFGFCFFSIIITTFIISMLTFFLNPIIGFFETPVSMNEIIATVPTTCINAFMMAGVSLIPLYFGMRKKSTATTITSAVLIGFLINSTVSNGGSSVSLFEFIGVPIAFCLFGLIIGYLSYHKVDKIDVA
- the tyrS gene encoding tyrosine--tRNA ligase, which produces MNIIDELDWRDAINQQTDAEGLRKLVEEKKISLYCGVDPTGDSMHIGHLIPFMMMKRFQLAGHHPVILIGGATGTIGDPSGRQTERQLQTLEQVQDNVDALTAQMKKLFDFGGNSEVKMVNNYDWTHKINVIDFLRDYGKNFSVNSMLAKDIVASRLDSGISFTEFAYQILQSMDFHHLYKEEDVQLQIGGSDQWGNITSGLDLIRKKEGPEAKVFGLTIPLLLKSDGTKFGKSAGGAVWLDPKKTTPFEFYQFWVNSDDRDVIKYLKFFTFLTKDVIDELEGKVQTEPHKREAQKVLAEEMTKFVHGEEAFVQAVKITQALFSGDIKSLTADEIEQGFKNMPTFHASKETKNIVEWLVDLGIEPSRRQAREDINNGAISMNGEKVNDVNTDVTVENSFDGRFIIIRKGKKKYSLVKLGE
- a CDS encoding DUF4179 domain-containing protein, with amino-acid sequence MDKQWFDDEINKIDVPKQELNMSIQKGIARAKAEKPVKKIYKRRKIALLTAASICIGVLGSGFVFPQMSRVLAEVPIIGKIYSHFHDTIGQNLSASKLVTELNQQAVSNGISVTMNSVYYDGGRIGVTFKVDNPDQVVIRNNSGRDFYYDFKLVDGSPKWMSAASFDGKITKDGWFGNIHIDYPEKELPRNTTLPITITSIGDTKGTWKFDIPVQQLENKIINPHQSISSEDKEHTFNFEKITVGKESIAIDYKAIYPLIGENDLARIGKVTDDKGNEIDFKTSGIEFGREKVGNQIESDERSIFGKIPVGSKFITLHPNVRLSEKTSIQALNKKTPFEIQSTRSDLKMIVNKIQHKKQRLIVQYTLQNVDTKHKSMDELINYGEVMNLKDSSYLDKEFAPIGHVIKGCDVKVLNKEKLQFQATFKLDGEYGVKNFSLKNYVLDIGMSPYHPEKSLRPVKIQLK
- a CDS encoding DUF4097 family beta strand repeat-containing protein, whose product is MKKIILASTALIVIGGLVFSIKGVGAKSFEKKNSFEVDRIEEVEINNESWDIEFKNTKSKKITIEVEGKQKDKKNDPVTITNDGKKIEVNQKDQKGIFEGFSFGKKGTIYISIPNNEVDTITLNNSFGDIKMNDVTTKNIVISNDSGAEKIEGLSAVKGKFTSKDGELSLKDSSLKELTVDSNTGDNYLTSVTSPKMKITSTDGEVSIKGVKEGKSLFVETKSGDISVSYKKAPTSLKLTANSDSSDITVDLDSFKKKTNTEKSKEGTIGDASNKLELLSKDGVINVK
- a CDS encoding zinc ribbon domain-containing protein YjdM codes for the protein MSNLPNCPKCNSEYTYEDGSLFVCPECAHEWTLASETENSEDTKVVKDANGNVLNDGDSVTVIKDLKVKGTSLVVKIGTKVKSIRLVDGDHDIDCKIDGFGAMKLKSEFVKKA
- a CDS encoding sigma-70 family RNA polymerase sigma factor, with translation MDEIKLVKKARKGDDVAFEQLISLHQDRLYRTAYMYVQNKEDALDVVQETVYNAYSSIEQLQKPNYFLTWLTRILIHNAYQLLGEKKKVKKIEDGREADAYEAMPNKLHQIEQHIDLQGAIQRLDENYQTAIILYYYYDLPINQIAWQMNIPEGTVKTYLHRARKALKKLLGGSDENWINSGLMTK
- the murB gene encoding UDP-N-acetylmuramate dehydrogenase, yielding MDIHVVYKHLQKMLSKENIKKNEPLKKHTYIKVGGKADIFVTPSTYAEIQGVVQYATEYNIPLTFLGNGSNVIIKDGGIRGITLSLINIKKITVTEHTITAQSGAAIIDVSRAALEHSLAGLEFACGIPGTVGGALYMNAGAYGGEIAHVLTKAIVMTNEGELYDLSRDDFDFGYRKSTFVNNHYIILEATFELASGIDKDIKGKMDDLTYLRETKQPLEYPSCGSVFKRPPNHFAGKLIQDSGLQGTKIGGVQVSEKHAGFMVNVDNGTAQDYVDLIHFVQKTVQEKFGVTLETEVKVIGED